One genomic region from Phoenix dactylifera cultivar Barhee BC4 unplaced genomic scaffold, palm_55x_up_171113_PBpolish2nd_filt_p 000046F, whole genome shotgun sequence encodes:
- the LOC103712277 gene encoding serine/threonine-protein kinase AFC2-like isoform X2, translating into MGEGTFGQVLECWDREKKEMVAIKIVRAIKKYREAAMIEIDVLQQLGRHDRGGNRCVQIRNWFDYRNHICIVFEKLGPSLYDFLRKNGYRPFPIDLVRELARQLLESVAFMHDLNLIHTDLKPENILLVSSEHIKVPDGSCSKRLPKSSAIKLIDFGSTIYDHHDHSYIVSTRHYRAPEVILGLGWSYPCDIWSVGCILVELCSGEALFQTHENFEHLAMMERVLGPLPQHMLKRADRHAEKYIKRSRLNWPEAATSRESIRAVQKLPRLQNLVMQHVDHSAGDLIDLLQGLLRYDPSDRLSAHESLRHPFFTRDFHRRS; encoded by the exons GGGTGAAG GTACCTTTGGTCAGGTTTTGGAATGTTGGgatagagaaaagaaagaaatggtAGCAATAAAAATTGTCCGTGCCATCAAGAAATATCGGGAGGCTGCAATGATAGAGATTGATGTGCTCCAACAGCTTGGCAGACATGATAGGGGTGGTAACCG TTGTGTGCAAATACGGAACTGGTTTGACTATCGTAACCATATTTGTATT gtatttgagaagcttgggcCAAGCTTATATGATTTTCTACGGAAAAATGGTTATCGCCCATTTCCCATTGATCTAGTTCGGGAGCTTGCCAGACAACTGTTGGAATCTGTTGCAT TTATGCATGACTTAAACCTCATTCACactgatttgaagcccgagaacaTTCTTCTTGTTTCATCAGAGCACATCAAAGTGCCTGATGGTTCATGCtccaagagattgcctaagtcaAGTGCTATCAAgttaattgattttggaagcACTATTTATGATCACCATGATCATAGCTACATAGTATCAACAAGGCATTATAGGGCTCCTGAGGTTATTCTTG GACTTGGATGGAGTTATCCATGTGATATATGGAGTGTAGGCTGTATTCTAGTGGAACTTTGCTCG GGTGAGGCACTTTTTCAGACCCACGAGAATTTCGAACATCTGGCCATGATGGAGAGAGTATTAGGTCCTCTGCCCCAGCATATGCTGAAAAGAGCTGA CCGACATGCTGAGAAATATATCAAAAGATCTCGGTTGAATTGGCCGGAGGCTGCCACCTCCAGAGAGAGTATCAGAGCTGTTCAGAAGCTGCCTCGCCTTCAG AACTTGGTGATGCAGCATGTCGATCACTCGGCAGGCGATCTCATTGATCTCTTGCAAGGTCTCCTCAGGTACGACCCCTCCGATAGACTGTCGGCTCATGAATCCCTCAGGCACCCATTCTTTACGAGAGACTTTCATCGGAGGTCATAG
- the LOC103712277 gene encoding serine/threonine-protein kinase AFC2-like isoform X3 has protein sequence MCSNSLADMIGVVTVMHDLNLIHTDLKPENILLVSSEHIKVPDGSCSKRLPKSSAIKLIDFGSTIYDHHDHSYIVSTRHYRAPEVILGLGWSYPCDIWSVGCILVELCSGEALFQTHENFEHLAMMERVLGPLPQHMLKRADRHAEKYIKRSRLNWPEAATSRESIRAVQKLPRLQNLVMQHVDHSAGDLIDLLQGLLRYDPSDRLSAHESLRHPFFTRDFHRRS, from the exons ATGTGCTCCAACAGCTTGGCAGACATGATAGGGGTGGTAACCG TTATGCATGACTTAAACCTCATTCACactgatttgaagcccgagaacaTTCTTCTTGTTTCATCAGAGCACATCAAAGTGCCTGATGGTTCATGCtccaagagattgcctaagtcaAGTGCTATCAAgttaattgattttggaagcACTATTTATGATCACCATGATCATAGCTACATAGTATCAACAAGGCATTATAGGGCTCCTGAGGTTATTCTTG GACTTGGATGGAGTTATCCATGTGATATATGGAGTGTAGGCTGTATTCTAGTGGAACTTTGCTCG GGTGAGGCACTTTTTCAGACCCACGAGAATTTCGAACATCTGGCCATGATGGAGAGAGTATTAGGTCCTCTGCCCCAGCATATGCTGAAAAGAGCTGA CCGACATGCTGAGAAATATATCAAAAGATCTCGGTTGAATTGGCCGGAGGCTGCCACCTCCAGAGAGAGTATCAGAGCTGTTCAGAAGCTGCCTCGCCTTCAG AACTTGGTGATGCAGCATGTCGATCACTCGGCAGGCGATCTCATTGATCTCTTGCAAGGTCTCCTCAGGTACGACCCCTCCGATAGACTGTCGGCTCATGAATCCCTCAGGCACCCATTCTTTACGAGAGACTTTCATCGGAGGTCATAG